Genomic segment of Salvia splendens isolate huo1 chromosome 12, SspV2, whole genome shotgun sequence:
acaagtggtgcatcgtgatcatgacgctgcacatcagcgcctgttcacagattacttcgcagaggagccgcgttttgacgccaaccatttcaggcgtcgttttaggatgaggcgggacttatttatgcgtattgttaacgaattggagcagcgatatctgtatttccgcttcaggcacgatgcggttggcagacccggccacacccctattcaaaagtgcactgcggcaatcaggcagttggcctacggcaccgcggcagacatgtgggacgaatacctccacatcggtgagacgactgccatcgaatgtatgaagtatttctgccagggcgtgatcgaagtgttcggtgatcagtatctccgaaagcctacccccgaagattgccggaatttgctgcggatgcacggggatcagcacgggttcccgggaatgctaggcagcatagattgtatgcattgggaatggaagaactgtcccgctgcctggaaggggttttacacgaccggctacaagggaaaaaatcccacgatgatcctcgaggccgtgggcgtcctcaactcgtcgccccttttcaacgacctaaacgtcctcaactcgtcgccccttttcaacgagcagtgccagggcgtcggtccggccatcagttttgtcgccaacggcaaccagcatgatatgggctactacttggcggatgggatataccctaggtggcccgtctttgtgaagacgatccggtgcgcatcagagccgaagaaggcctactttgcgacgcggcaggagtcggcgcgaaaggacgtggagcgcgcatttggtgtgcttcaagctcgatgggctgcagttaagggaccaacgcgtttgtggcatgtcgactgcattgctgatataatgtatgcctgtattatcatgcacaacatgatcgtcgaagatgaaggtgtacaactgactgattgggccaccgacgataatgaagcaggtccaagccacgtCGTCatcaccgccaacgtacgaggtggggtaccgcacgatgaagaagccctcctccaagcacatgccgacatgcgtcagacggaggctcatattcgactgcaaaatgatttagttgaagagttgtgggcgctgaGGACTGCAAGGCGgtagtttttatgcaaatttatgtaattttttaaatgtaatatttttaattattgtacttttttttatattaatgtaataaaaaaattttaatattattattcgaattttccgtatttgtctcgtaatttaaattccgtatgttgatacaagtgtaaattaaattatataattgttattagtgatgtggataggtagtgtgaaggctatttgatggctatttgatgtccagttgatgtggcaagctgatgtggcaggagaattgtagtgctgatgatgtggcagtgtgaaggctatttgacggctatttgacgtccgtcagcattggagatgctcttattcaTGCTCTTACTCACTCCGTCTTCAACAGTGGAAGTGAATTTCTGAAAATTTGAGTCTTTCATGGCGACACTGGAGATCAACGCGGCTCTGTTTCAAAGCTTGAAATCTTTCATCCAGCTCAAGAATGTGCACGCCCGTCTCTTTCGATTCAACCTTCATCAGGACCGATTTATTCTCAACATGCTTCTAAAATCCGCTTTTCATTTCAACCGCCCCGACTACGCCGCAGCGCTATTCAGCGAGACGCAGCCCAATTTCCATTTATACCACACCATGATTCGTGGGCTTGTTTCAAGAGATCATTTTGACGACGCCATTAAATACTTTCACGTGATGTACCGCGAGGGATATTGGGCTAACAATTTCATATTCGCTTTTGTTCTGAAATGTTGCTTGAAGAATATGGACATTAAACTTGGTATGAATGttcattctttgattgtgaaaCAAGGTTGTGAATATGATTCACAGGCGAGTACTGGATTAGTTGGATTGTATTCAAAATTGGAGCGTCTGGTTGATGCGCGGAAGGTGTTCGATGAAATGCCTGAGAAGAATGTTGTTTCGTGGGCTGCGGTTATGAACGGGTATGTTAGCTTTGGGAGGTTCAAGGAGGCTATTGACTTGTTTAGGGAGTCGCTGGAGGCGGGTTTGAAGCCGGATAGCTATACACTTGTTAGAGCATTATCTGCTTGCAGTCAGCTAGgagatttggtggttggagagtgGATTCATAAAAATGTGGTGGATAGTGGGATGGGGCTGAATGTGTTTGTTAATACTGCGTTGGTGGATATGTTTGTCAAGTGTGGAAATATGGAGAAAGCACGTGCCATATTTGATGGGATGCACGAGAGAGATGTTGTTACTTGGGGCACTATGGTGCAAGGTTATGCAGCCTATGGTTTTCCAAAGGAGGCTTTGGAAGTATTTGGTATGATGCTGAGTGAGAATTTAGGGCTGGATCACTATGTCATTGTTGGGGTGCTCTCTGCTTGTGCCAGGCTTGGGGCTTTGGAGCTCGGGAAACGGGCTTGCAGCATGATGGATTGGAACGTGTTTATGTGCAATCCTGTTGTGGGGACTGCCTTGATTGACATGTATGCCAAATGTGGTGAAATGGCTCTAGCTTGGGAGGTTTTTGAAGGAATGAAAACCAAGGATCTTGTCGTTTTCAATGCCATCATTTCTGGTCTAGCTATGACTGGCCATACTAAAACGGCATTTAGTTGCTTTGGTTTGGTCCAGAAATGTGGATGGAATGGTGACGGGAACACGTTTCTTGGTTTACTCTGTGGATGTGTTCATGCCGGACTTGTTGATGATGGTCATCGTTTCTTCAATGGAATGAGTGACTTATACTCTTTGGATCCTACTATTGAGCATTATGGAAGCATGGTCGATCTTCTTGCTCGAGCTGGTTTATTAAACGAAGCTCATGATATGATCTTGAATATGCCAATGAATGCCAACGCCATAGTTTGGGGAGCTCTGTTGGCTGGATGTCAGATGCACAAGAATACTCGATTGGCTGAGCATGTATTGCAGCATTTAATCAAATTGGAGCCGTGGAACTCAGGGAACTACGtccttttatcaaatatttacTCGGCTAATAAGAAATGGGATGAATCAGAGAGTATTAGGGCAGTCATGCAAGAGCAAGGGATTCAGAAAGTGCGCGGCTGTAGTTGGATAGAGGTGGACAGTATTGTGCACGAGTTCCTCGTTGGAGACACATCCCATGCTGTGTCAGATGGGATATATGTTAAACTCTCTGAGCTGGCCAGAGAACTAAGAGCAGCTGGTTTTGTGCCTAGCACGGAATATGTGCTGTTCGATGTagaagaggaggagaaggagcAGTTCTTGGGCTGTCACAGTGAGAAGTTGGCGCTTGCATTTGGCCTAATTGCAACGGAAGAAAATTGTGTTATCCGGATAGTTAAAAACCTCCGTGTATGTGGCGATTGCCATGCATTCATCAAGCTCGTGTCGAAGATTACAGGGAGGGAAATTATTGTTCGTGATACTAACCGTTTCCATCATTTTGTCAATGGGTGGTGCTCGTGCAGAGATTATTGGTGAATCGTAGCAACTAGCATTATATCAGTCAAAGCACCATGTTAGCAAAAGAGGAAACATGGGTATTGAAGTTGGGATTGATGAAGAGCAAAGGGTCTATGAGATGTTATAGGCATGGCAAGGACTCGAGATCTGAAACACCAAAAATGCAGCCTCAGACACAGACAGTCACCACGAGGTCCACGGCCAGGTTATTTCATTTCTTCTACTTTATAAATTTGGTCTTAGTTGGTTGTGAGCCTTTAGTTTTGTGTATGATTTTAAATGCTTGTGTTTGGTCCTGAATTCTTCAATAGGTGTGAGATTATTATAAGCAAGTAGGTAGTATTTTTCTTCCAAGGACTTGTGCTCAAATTCTTATGTAAAATTAACAGATTTTGGAAGGCATCATTCAAAGTAGATATCAGCCAGACTCATGAGTTGAGCCCAATTCAAAGGTGAGGAAAACTGTGTTGCATTTTCTTCTTATGCTGTTATTTTGTTATATGACACACTACTAGTAGTAGTGGTGGTATTTGGTTTTAAAATGTTCTCCACATCTAAAGAAAATCAAATTGAAGTTGCAAACACTAAACCTATAGATTCTAGTAGTTGTGATTCAAGGCTTGTGAAAGAGCCACCTTgaaacaaaatttgaatttcaaaactAAGTAGAGCGCGCCTGGCTTTGGCACTCTGTGCTCGACTTTGGTACTCGGGTGCTtgatttctcttcttttttttaaactctgATTATTGGCTCCTAAatcttttcttttcccttttttttgtgttttatgcAGTCAGCAAACTGTTGATCAGTTCATATGCAGCAGTTCAAGGTAATAGTGAACAAACTGTTTGATCATGTGTTTTGCAACAATATCATTTCTCCttgtatttttttatctctgcgagtatttttttaaaactataaATGTAGCCTTATAACTACGTTATAAGGAGGTGATTAGtaccccctccgtccctctgcagtagaggcgtttcattttcagcacctgttttggaaaaataataataaataattaaagtatagaAAAAGTAACGTAAGAGATATAATAATATAGATGAGACtcttatctatattattctctctcttattttactctctctacactttaactatttattatcattttttcaaaataagtgctcaaaatgaaacgcaTCTATTACAGAGGGacaacggagggagtactaattagaTAGTACAAATATTTCTATCTCTCGTATATTTCCTCACTTTTCTAATTCAGCATTCAAGATGCATTATTTGCTCtgatttaattgaattaaacCAAATTCAACCAAAACCATATGAGGAGTTTATGTTTATTTGTTAATTGGAATTACAAAACATTAATAAACGTGAAAATTAAAAGGATAATGGATAATAAAGAAATGAGAATAAAATGACTGGAGTAGTGAAtacaagaaagaatccaaatcaattaataaaatcaaagGTACATCCAAAATCTCCACAAACAACTAAACGTCAACAAATAGATAAAATAGCATAATACATAAATGTGGGCTGTAATTCAAGCATGGAAAAAGGCCCAAGTAGAGTAGTCTAAGCCCAGAACAAAAACATCAAAGCCCAGCCCAAAATAGTGCTGCCACTGACCATCTGCGCCACACCCACTGGATTTGCTCCGCTCTGTCATGTCAATTTccaatttcattttcaatcttCATTATGATTGAAAATAATTATCATCTACTTTTGTAGAGTGCtactacaaatattatttaactttggataaattattgattttgtCCAACCGTTTCagtattttgataaaaaaatatctcTAAGTTTATCATAATCAGCAAAAATGTTCCATCCTATGCATAGTTTTATTATACTACGAATAAGCGGAAAATATTCTAGGTTATGGCGTATAGGGGTGAAACATTTCGATAACTATGAAAGAAAGTGATATTTTCAAGTAAAAGACTAAATCAATCAAGAATGGTTATGTTAAAACAAGCAAATATGTCATGGTTACAGGAGTCTATCCATCGCGTATAGGCTTTAAAGGACGAATAAGCGGAAAATATTCTAGGTTATGGCGTATAGGGGTGAAACATTTCGATAACTATGAAAGAACGTGATATTTTCAAGTAAAAGACTAAATCAATCAAGAATGATTAGAGAAATTTATTTCTAGAAATAGTAATAGACACAACAAATGTACCTAAGGGGTCATAGTACTTGTAACTGCATTAAAATACAACTCTTGCATGTCGGAATCATGCTTTTAccaatttaaaacataaaatctAGTAGGaattaaatatgaatttcattttaataaaaCAGGGCAGCACTATTCATCAATCTCTTCGTTTGTGGATGTTGATTTTATTACCGCTTCATTTAAAATGCTTCctattttcagttttaaaataaCTATGATGAGTAATTGGAGTCCTGCCTTTTTTCTGAAATTTCGTCATAAATAATGCAGATTTCAGCAAAGTGAACAACTTAATCCATCAGCCCTTTGATTAATTGGGATTTGGGACATAAAGCATTTTCTTAACGTTAAAGagttttgaaataaaaaatgtgtctgaaaatattttattaaaaacgTTGAGCGTGGAACGCATTGATCAATGTTGTTACGTGTTAAtcagtataattaaaattaaaaaaatttaacaaaattgtCAATTTTTGTTTAGTCcagtagtagtactagtatattaaaCCCGTATAAAAGTaatgaattttgaatttatttaagtagaatatttttttgaaaaatcataCTACACCTATATGAATTTAGAGATTCACTCACCGGACGTCGGTGTGCCGCATAACATACTTGAAAATCCTAATTATTCTACTCTAATTCGAATTAAATACGATTTGAAAtactattatattatattgGATAAATTCAAATGTTAAGATGATAAATTCCCTCGAATTTCTACGCAACAGACATTTTAATAATCTACTAACAAACAATGTAGAAAAGGCACTTATTAGAGACTGATTTTTGACATAAAAAACGGCGAAACGCACCTGATCTGTGGCGGACGGAGCAGGAGAGAGGCCGGGGAGACTGGGCCCCGGAGCTCCGGTCGGCGGCGACGGAGGGCTCGACAGCAGCGGCGACGGAGCCGCAGCTGGAACCGAAGCTGGCGGGGAAGCAAGCGGAGCCGGCGTAGGCGCAGCCGGAGGCGGCGGTGATGgcaccggcggcggcggcgaagcTGGAGGAGGAACCGCCGGCGGAGGCGACGCAGGCGGCGGAGTATTCaccggaggaggaggagaggcgACCGGAGTAGGAGGCGGAGTGGCGGCGGATGGAGGAGCGGTGGCCACCGGGGGAGGCGAGGCTACTGGCGGCGGCGATGACACCGGTGGCGGAGTCGCTGCTGGCGGCGGAGTAGTGGTGACCGGAGGCGGCGTTGCTGCTGGAGGAGGAGTGGTGGTGACTGGAGGCGGCGTAGCGGTGGGGGGAGTGGGAGTTGGTGGAGCTGGAGTGGTTGGAGTGGGCGGAGCAGGAGAATTTGTAGGAGATTGGCCGttgacggcggcggcggcaatgCAGATCACGGCGGTGAACAATAGCAGGTTGGAAGCCATTTAGAAGGAAAATGCGCCTGTTAATGTGCGCCCCGATGAGTGAAGGTTAAGACGAGGAGGCTAGTGAAGGCGGGTGTGTATATATATTGGAGGATTGTAAAACGTTTTAGAGCTAAAAAAGGTGTATTCGTAAGATGTGGAACCGTAGAGGAGTAGGAAGAAAGGTGGCCAATTTCTTTTGTTGGGGCGTCGAGTTTATACAACAAGCGATTTCTCACGAAAATTGATCGTCTGCGGTTAGATACCACGTACCTTTTTCTCTACACTTAATTAGTAAAAATACTTTTACTAATTTTGAGTTAGCGCAATGGACTTCCTAAAAAAGGAATTGAAGTTGTCCAATTTTTGTTGTCACATTAACTATTTGCTATCACTGAATTGAGTGTTTTAACAGTATTCGTTAACAAAACTAATACTTatgcttttctttttaatttaataaccttaataatatatttatatctatAAAAATGGCatgaaattctaaaaaataCAATGCCGAGAGTATTGTGACTGTAAATTGAGACAGATTAgttataaataataatgattCACATCTTACGTTAAACTAAAattcaaaatacaaataatgcatCATGGGAACGACATGAACATTAGCCCACACATAATTGTGGGccgaattttttatttaaaatagtgAAATTCCATCAGATAAGTTTTTGTGTCTGGTAATGATTGTCTTTGGCCTGATCCATCCtggaaatttaaaattattggcaattgaaacataaaaatgaatataataatatcctacATCGGTGTatacaaagagcttaatccactatataagtctcatgagcctctcctcttatcaccaattggttttaagatggaacccatagatttttatcatggtatcagagcgggtctcCGACTGTGGGttatatttaactgacccagcagtataactgggctgaaaatttgggccagtggtccaaccgattgaaaaaaaaattgggcctattgtccaatcgatcataaaaaagttcaacccctccaagattcaccttgaagggtttgagggagagtgttggcaattgaaacataaaaatgaatataataatatctcacatcggtgtacacaaatagtttaatccactatataagtctcatgggcctctcctcttatcgccaattgattttaagatgaaacccatggatttctataaaaatcataattaaaaatattgtgAAAAAAGAGTACAATGCTTACACAGCAATTTACCAGCTTGTGCAATCATTTTGTAGATAATTGATGATTGTGACCTCAATTAACGACACCTTTTTCTAATCGATTCCATTCAACGTTTCAATTAATTTGGTTTTTTGactaaatattactcctattcTCTGTAATTTTTCGTGAAAAGTTTAATTTGTTGTAATGAATAAAGCTAATTTTGTTCCAACTTCCAGCTGTACAGATTTGAAGTGACAGAAAAACTAACATGCATGATTGATGGAATGAAACATATATCACACCCAACTCCATTGTGGGACTATGAATAATTGTTTATCTTCTATCTATATTAGTCCCTATATAAAGATGAAGTGATTAAAAAGGATATtggtattaaaaataataaaatttagatGAATTTTGGTACATTTAAGAATTTTGAAAGtggttttaaaaattaattttttttcaaagtgTACGATTTTCCCAACTGCCCTAAGtaaaaaaatttctttaaattttgaTCCCACATACATGGCTAGCCGTGAAATCTATATGACTTAGTTTCGACACCCTAATTCTTTAATTTGACACTGAATAGTATGTGTCTAATTAGATAAACTATGTCTCGTAGATCTACCAGGTTTGACGAATGACTTGGCGTGGAAAATTGACACAAATCTTTAAAGTTTGTTATTTTTAAGAGCACTTTTAAAGTCGTTGGAAATATTAAAATTCGcccaaaatttattattttatgacCAATACCCataaaaatcacattttataCTAAAACAAATATCAAATTATAGCTACTTATCAGGATTACATGGATTATGCTATGCTACAAATCTTTAAAATAATTACTTTtatgtaataaaaataaattagggaattaatatttttata
This window contains:
- the LOC121759316 gene encoding putative pentatricopeptide repeat-containing protein At3g08820, with the translated sequence MATLEINAALFQSLKSFIQLKNVHARLFRFNLHQDRFILNMLLKSAFHFNRPDYAAALFSETQPNFHLYHTMIRGLVSRDHFDDAIKYFHVMYREGYWANNFIFAFVLKCCLKNMDIKLGMNVHSLIVKQGCEYDSQASTGLVGLYSKLERLVDARKVFDEMPEKNVVSWAAVMNGYVSFGRFKEAIDLFRESLEAGLKPDSYTLVRALSACSQLGDLVVGEWIHKNVVDSGMGLNVFVNTALVDMFVKCGNMEKARAIFDGMHERDVVTWGTMVQGYAAYGFPKEALEVFGMMLSENLGLDHYVIVGVLSACARLGALELGKRACSMMDWNVFMCNPVVGTALIDMYAKCGEMALAWEVFEGMKTKDLVVFNAIISGLAMTGHTKTAFSCFGLVQKCGWNGDGNTFLGLLCGCVHAGLVDDGHRFFNGMSDLYSLDPTIEHYGSMVDLLARAGLLNEAHDMILNMPMNANAIVWGALLAGCQMHKNTRLAEHVLQHLIKLEPWNSGNYVLLSNIYSANKKWDESESIRAVMQEQGIQKVRGCSWIEVDSIVHEFLVGDTSHAVSDGIYVKLSELARELRAAGFVPSTEYVLFDVEEEEKEQFLGCHSEKLALAFGLIATEENCVIRIVKNLRVCGDCHAFIKLVSKITGREIIVRDTNRFHHFVNGWCSCRDYW
- the LOC121759318 gene encoding classical arabinogalactan protein 9-like; protein product: MASNLLLFTAVICIAAAAVNGQSPTNSPAPPTPTTPAPPTPTPPTATPPPVTTTPPPAATPPPVTTTPPPAATPPPVSSPPPVASPPPVATAPPSAATPPPTPVASPPPPVNTPPPASPPPAVPPPASPPPPVPSPPPPAAPTPAPLASPPASVPAAAPSPLLSSPPSPPTGAPGPSLPGLSPAPSATDQSGANPVGVAQMVSGSTILGWALMFLFWA